One stretch of Pseudomonas azotoformans DNA includes these proteins:
- the bluB gene encoding 5,6-dimethylbenzimidazole synthase yields MSDNAFPQADRDAVYRAIAERRDMRHFSGGTVAPELLHRLLQAAHQAPSVGLMQPWRFVRISDRQLRGQIQQLVEEERVRTAEALGERSDEFMKLKVEGIHDCAEVLVAALMDDRERHIFGRRTLPEMDMASLSCAIQNLWLAARVEGLGMGWVSLFEPQALADLLGLPPGAKPLAVLCLGPVAEFYPAPMLQLEGWTEPRPLSDMLYENTWGVSQ; encoded by the coding sequence ATGAGCGACAACGCCTTTCCCCAGGCCGACCGCGACGCTGTCTACCGTGCCATCGCCGAACGCCGCGACATGCGCCACTTCAGCGGCGGTACTGTCGCCCCCGAGCTGCTCCACCGCTTGCTCCAGGCCGCACACCAGGCGCCCAGCGTCGGCCTGATGCAGCCCTGGCGCTTTGTCCGCATCAGCGACCGCCAACTGCGTGGGCAGATTCAACAATTGGTGGAAGAAGAACGCGTACGCACCGCCGAAGCCCTGGGTGAGCGCTCCGATGAGTTCATGAAGCTCAAGGTCGAAGGCATTCACGACTGTGCCGAAGTGCTGGTGGCGGCGTTGATGGATGATCGCGAGCGGCACATCTTCGGGCGTCGCACCCTGCCGGAAATGGACATGGCGTCATTGTCCTGTGCTATCCAGAATTTGTGGCTGGCGGCGCGGGTCGAAGGCCTGGGCATGGGCTGGGTCTCGTTGTTCGAACCCCAGGCGCTGGCCGATCTGCTGGGCTTGCCGCCCGGCGCGAAACCCCTGGCCGTGTTGTGCCTGGGGCCGGTAGCCGAGTTCTATCCGGCACCGATGTTGCAGCTCGAAGGCTGGACCGAGCCTCGGCCATTGAGTGACATGTTGTATGAAAATACGTGGGGAGTGAGTCAATGA
- a CDS encoding cobyrinate a,c-diamide synthase, which translates to MNQPRHCPAVLIAAPASGQGKTTVTAALARLHRNLGRKVRVFKCGPDFLDPMIHERASGAPVYQLDMWMVGEAESRRLLWEAAGEADLILIEGVMGLFDGTPSSADLARHFGVPVLGVIDGTAMAQTFGALALGLARYQPDLPFAGVLANRVGTLRHAQLLEGSLTEGLRWYGALSRETGIELPSRHLGLVQASELNDLDVRLDAAAQALGSSCEVALPPPVTFAAPQVIEAEPLLKGVRIAVARDEAFAFTYGASLDLLRAMGAELAFFSPIHDSQLPDADSLYLPGGYPELHHQALSENIPMLEAIRAHHAAGKPLLAECGGMLYLLDSLTDVDGIRAELLGLLQGDAVMQKKLAALALQSVELPEGTLRGHTYHHSLTTTEWQPIARGMSPNGGRGAEAVYRQGRMTASYVHFYFPSNPQAVAALFAPDPAL; encoded by the coding sequence TTGAATCAGCCCCGTCATTGCCCTGCCGTGTTGATCGCCGCTCCGGCGTCCGGCCAGGGCAAAACCACCGTCACCGCCGCGCTCGCCCGCTTGCACCGCAACTTGGGGCGCAAGGTGCGTGTGTTCAAATGCGGCCCGGACTTTCTCGACCCGATGATTCACGAGCGCGCCAGCGGTGCGCCGGTGTATCAGTTGGACATGTGGATGGTGGGCGAGGCGGAAAGTCGCCGTTTGCTGTGGGAAGCGGCGGGGGAGGCGGACCTGATCCTGATCGAAGGCGTGATGGGCCTGTTCGACGGCACACCCTCCAGCGCCGACCTGGCGCGACATTTCGGCGTGCCGGTGCTGGGAGTGATCGACGGCACGGCCATGGCGCAGACCTTCGGTGCGTTGGCATTGGGCCTGGCGCGCTATCAGCCGGATCTGCCATTCGCCGGCGTACTGGCTAACCGTGTCGGCACCCTGCGTCATGCGCAACTGCTGGAAGGCAGCCTCACCGAGGGCCTGCGCTGGTATGGCGCGTTGTCACGCGAGACCGGTATCGAACTGCCCAGTCGCCACCTCGGCCTGGTGCAGGCCAGCGAACTGAATGACCTGGATGTGCGCCTGGACGCTGCCGCGCAAGCCCTGGGCAGCAGTTGCGAAGTCGCCTTGCCGCCACCGGTGACATTTGCTGCGCCGCAAGTGATCGAGGCCGAACCCTTGCTCAAGGGCGTGCGCATCGCCGTGGCCCGCGATGAGGCCTTCGCTTTTACCTACGGTGCAAGTCTCGACCTGCTGCGCGCAATGGGCGCTGAGCTGGCGTTCTTCTCGCCGATTCACGATAGCCAGTTGCCCGATGCCGACAGTCTCTACCTGCCCGGCGGTTACCCGGAATTGCACCATCAGGCGCTGTCGGAAAACATCCCGATGCTTGAAGCCATTCGCGCTCACCACGCGGCCGGCAAACCCTTGCTCGCCGAATGCGGCGGCATGCTCTACCTGCTGGACTCGCTGACCGATGTCGACGGCATCCGCGCTGAACTGCTCGGCCTGTTGCAGGGCGACGCGGTGATGCAAAAGAAACTGGCGGCCCTGGCCCTGCAAAGCGTCGAATTGCCGGAAGGCACCCTGCGTGGCCATACCTATCACCATTCCCTGACCACCACCGAATGGCAGCCGATTGCCCGTGGCATGAGCCCCAACGGTGGGCGCGGTGCCGAGGCGGTATACCGGCAGGGGCGGATGACGGCGTCCTACGTACATTTCTATTTCCCATCCAATCCCCAGGCGGTGGCCGCATTGTTCGCGCCCGACCCAGCACTATGA
- the cobO gene encoding cob(I)yrinic acid a,c-diamide adenosyltransferase, with amino-acid sequence MTDSPDRDERHLARMLRKKAVIDERIANSPNECGLLLVLTGNGKGKSSSAFGMLARAMGHGMQCGVVQFIKGRNSTGEELFFRRFPEQVRFHVMGEGFTWETQDRQRDIAAAEAAWAVSRELLQDPSIGLVVLDELNIALKHGYLDLDQVLSDLQARPPMQHVVVTGRGAKPELIEMGDTVTEMGMLKHAFQAGIKAQKGVEL; translated from the coding sequence ATGACCGATTCCCCCGACCGCGACGAACGCCACCTGGCGCGCATGCTGCGCAAAAAAGCCGTGATCGACGAGCGCATCGCCAACTCCCCCAACGAATGCGGCCTACTGCTGGTGCTGACCGGCAACGGCAAAGGCAAGAGCAGCTCCGCGTTCGGCATGTTGGCCCGAGCCATGGGCCACGGCATGCAGTGCGGCGTGGTGCAGTTCATCAAGGGGCGCAACAGCACCGGTGAAGAATTGTTCTTCCGCCGCTTCCCCGAGCAAGTGCGTTTCCATGTGATGGGCGAAGGTTTCACCTGGGAAACCCAGGACCGCCAGCGCGACATCGCCGCCGCCGAAGCCGCCTGGGCGGTCTCCCGCGAATTGCTGCAAGACCCCTCCATCGGCCTGGTGGTGCTGGACGAACTGAACATCGCGCTCAAGCACGGCTACCTCGACCTGGACCAGGTCCTCAGCGACCTGCAAGCCCGTCCACCGATGCAGCACGTGGTGGTCACCGGCCGTGGCGCCAAACCCGAGTTGATCGAAATGGGCGACACCGTCACCGAAATGGGCATGCTCAAGCACGCGTTCCAGGCCGGCATCAAGGCACAGAAGGGCGTCGAACTTTGA
- a CDS encoding C40 family peptidase: MSTSARLILIVCAALLSACASRTPPPAPVAVKPKPVFNYSTQNFSPAAEDVLFRALGLVGTPYRWGGNTPDSGFDCSGLIGFVFRDAAGISLPRTTRELIVMRAQDVSEQNLQTGDLLFFATGGGSQVSHAGIYVGEGRFVHAPQTGGTVKLDTLSKAYWQNAYLSAKRVLPGNLARNP; encoded by the coding sequence ATGTCGACCTCGGCCCGCCTGATTCTCATTGTTTGCGCCGCGCTCCTCAGCGCCTGTGCAAGCCGCACGCCGCCGCCCGCTCCCGTAGCGGTGAAGCCCAAGCCGGTGTTCAACTATTCCACCCAGAATTTCTCGCCTGCGGCCGAAGACGTGCTCTTCCGTGCGCTGGGCCTGGTCGGCACGCCTTACCGTTGGGGCGGCAACACGCCGGACTCCGGGTTTGATTGCAGTGGCCTGATCGGGTTTGTCTTCCGCGATGCCGCTGGTATCTCCCTGCCGCGTACCACCCGCGAACTGATCGTGATGCGCGCCCAGGATGTCAGCGAACAGAACCTGCAGACCGGCGACTTGCTGTTCTTCGCCACCGGTGGCGGTTCCCAGGTCAGCCACGCCGGGATCTACGTGGGTGAAGGCCGGTTTGTGCATGCGCCGCAAACCGGCGGCACGGTGAAGCTGGATACGCTGTCCAAGGCCTATTGGCAGAATGCCTACCTGAGCGCCAAACGCGTGTTGCCGGGCAACCTGGCACGCAATCCTTAG